In one window of Arcobacter sp. F155 DNA:
- a CDS encoding winged helix-turn-helix domain-containing protein: protein MRLLTYNLDEKLLDYIDEEQLYIVDIAEDISDAIYHSEVRYYNLVIVDCNNYFDCKKILRNIDNRVTAVVFLVDDWTKQLEVSLLKKGAISVLKKPTSNEYILAKMESIHRDNFKKELFYKDNYKADLEEKALVSDDKKVVFKGKSFSILSYLIKNRYRAPISKDELLQANWDEPEMVSDNVIEVNINSIRNSLKKEFDENFIETVRHRGYKVSI from the coding sequence ATGAGACTATTAACATATAACTTGGATGAGAAACTATTAGATTATATAGATGAAGAGCAATTATATATAGTAGATATTGCAGAAGATATAAGTGATGCAATATATCACAGTGAAGTAAGGTATTACAATTTAGTAATTGTAGATTGTAATAACTACTTTGACTGTAAAAAGATATTAAGAAATATAGATAATAGAGTAACAGCAGTAGTATTTTTAGTAGATGATTGGACAAAACAGTTAGAAGTAAGTCTATTAAAAAAAGGTGCAATTTCAGTACTAAAAAAGCCAACTTCTAATGAATATATCTTAGCAAAAATGGAGTCAATCCATAGAGATAACTTTAAAAAAGAACTTTTTTATAAAGACAACTATAAAGCTGACTTAGAGGAAAAAGCCTTAGTAAGTGATGACAAAAAAGTTGTATTTAAAGGAAAGTCTTTTTCTATTTTGAGTTATCTAATAAAAAATAGATATAGAGCACCAATCTCAAAAGATGAACTACTACAAGCAAACTGGGATGAACCAGAGATGGTATCAGATAATGTAATTGAGGTTAACATTAACTCAATTAGAAATAGTCTAAAAAAAGAGTTTGATGAAAACTTTATTGAAACAGTTAGACATAGAGGCTATAAGGTAAGTATTTAA
- a CDS encoding tetratricopeptide repeat protein, with the protein MRKVFLLLFVIVSVTFATTTKEEKVQDRINNLEKPLYNPFVENYILHEIKQLREENRNLKVELHETLAKKEITMSNNVVNYATSTINNMFYIIAAATSLLVIVGWTSIKDTNEKVKNMIDEKTSKIIEEYEERLLNFERDLENRSKQVKRNQHEIEVTNTIHSLWLRSSQESTPAGKVEIYDEILNIRPDEVEALTYKADAVLDMGEANWALNLTNQALEIDNSYANAYYQRSKIYAVLGQEENAILDLEKAIDLNEQYVEEIENDEEFETLINNEKIQDILKLKATV; encoded by the coding sequence ATGAGAAAAGTATTTTTGCTATTATTTGTCATAGTTAGTGTAACTTTTGCTACAACAACAAAAGAAGAAAAAGTTCAAGATAGGATAAATAATTTAGAAAAGCCTTTGTATAACCCATTTGTAGAGAACTATATTTTACATGAAATTAAGCAGTTAAGAGAAGAGAATAGAAATCTAAAAGTTGAATTACATGAAACTTTAGCAAAAAAAGAGATTACTATGTCTAACAATGTAGTTAATTATGCAACTTCAACTATTAATAATATGTTCTATATTATTGCCGCTGCTACGTCTTTACTTGTAATTGTTGGATGGACATCAATTAAAGATACAAATGAAAAAGTAAAAAATATGATTGATGAAAAGACATCAAAGATTATTGAAGAGTATGAAGAGAGACTTTTAAATTTTGAAAGAGATTTAGAAAATAGGTCTAAACAAGTAAAACGTAATCAACATGAGATTGAGGTTACCAATACAATTCACTCTTTATGGCTTAGATCAAGTCAAGAGTCAACTCCTGCAGGTAAAGTTGAAATCTATGATGAGATTTTAAATATTAGACCTGATGAAGTAGAAGCTTTAACTTACAAAGCAGATGCTGTTTTAGATATGGGTGAAGCAAACTGGGCATTAAACCTTACAAACCAAGCTTTAGAGATAGATAATTCATATGCTAATGCTTATTATCAAAGATCTAAAATCTATGCTGTTTTAGGGCAAGAAGAGAATGCAATTTTAGATTTAGAAAAAGCAATTGATTTAAATGAACAGTATGTTGAAGAAATAGAAAATGATGAAGAGTTTGAAACTCTAATTAATAATGAAAAAATTCAAGATATACTTAAATTAAAAGCAACAGTTTAG
- the ectB gene encoding diaminobutyrate--2-oxoglutarate transaminase, producing the protein MRIFENLESEVRGYIRSFPTIFEKSKGAILTNEQGEDFIDFFAGAGTLNYGHNNDHISSALIEYIQKDGVVHGLDMATSAKKEFLQTFQDTILVPRNLDYKVQFTGPTGTNSVETALKLARLVKGRSNVVSFTNGFHGLTQGSSSVTGNNDYRDESYISRTNATFMPFDGYFGDMNTMAYFRKFLEDSSSGVDIPAAVIVETIQGEGGINVASKEWLQELESICREYDILLIIDDIQVGNGRSGEFFSFEFAGINPDIVTMSKSIGGGLPMALVLLKPDLDQWKPGEHTGTFRGNNLAFVAAKVAIEQYWQNDDLSNAVKYKEKVIKDELQKIADKYKDDLEVVVRGRGLAYAFDIKNDNSVAGELSSLAFEEKLIVETCGSEDQIVKFLPPLIIDEETLLEGLKRFDKAVGRLVKEKKEKLTGEF; encoded by the coding sequence ATGAGAATTTTTGAAAACTTAGAATCAGAGGTAAGAGGTTATATCAGGAGTTTCCCAACAATTTTTGAAAAATCAAAGGGAGCTATTTTAACAAATGAACAAGGTGAAGACTTTATTGACTTTTTTGCAGGAGCTGGAACATTAAACTATGGACACAATAATGATCACATTAGTTCTGCATTAATTGAGTATATTCAAAAAGATGGTGTTGTTCATGGACTTGATATGGCAACAAGTGCAAAAAAAGAGTTTTTACAAACTTTCCAAGACACAATCTTAGTACCAAGAAACCTTGATTATAAAGTTCAATTTACAGGACCAACTGGTACAAACTCAGTTGAAACAGCTTTAAAGCTTGCAAGACTTGTAAAGGGAAGATCAAATGTAGTTTCATTTACAAATGGTTTCCATGGTTTAACTCAAGGTTCATCTTCTGTTACTGGTAATAATGACTACAGAGATGAGAGTTATATTAGTAGAACAAATGCTACATTTATGCCTTTTGATGGTTACTTTGGTGATATGAATACAATGGCATACTTTAGAAAGTTTTTAGAAGATAGCAGTAGTGGTGTTGATATTCCAGCAGCTGTTATTGTTGAAACTATTCAAGGTGAGGGTGGAATTAATGTTGCATCTAAAGAGTGGTTACAAGAGCTTGAGTCAATTTGTAGAGAGTATGATATTTTATTAATTATTGATGATATTCAAGTTGGTAATGGTAGAAGTGGTGAATTCTTCTCATTTGAATTTGCAGGAATTAATCCAGATATCGTAACTATGTCAAAATCTATTGGTGGTGGTTTACCAATGGCACTTGTATTATTAAAGCCTGATTTAGACCAATGGAAACCTGGTGAGCATACTGGTACATTTAGAGGAAACAACTTAGCATTCGTTGCTGCAAAAGTTGCAATTGAGCAGTATTGGCAAAATGATGACTTATCAAATGCTGTTAAATACAAAGAAAAAGTAATTAAAGATGAGCTTCAAAAAATAGCTGATAAATATAAAGATGATTTAGAAGTAGTTGTTAGAGGTAGAGGTTTAGCATATGCATTTGATATTAAAAATGATAACTCAGTTGCGGGAGAACTTTCTTCTTTAGCATTTGAAGAGAAACTTATTGTTGAAACTTGTGGTAGTGAAGACCAAATTGTTAAGTTTTTACCACCATTAATTATTGATGAAGAGACTCTACTTGAAGGTTTAAAAAGATTTGATAAAGCAGTTGGAAGATTAGTAAAAGAAAAGAAAGAAAAATTAACAGGGGAGTTTTAA
- a CDS encoding YchJ family protein: MKISGNSFCPCGSLKKYKKCCRLFHFGETPLTALELMKSRYSAYVANNQDYIISTTHRDNAEYTTDIQGWKDSINNFSKYSDFRKLEILDFIDGQEVSYVTFKATIFQGAIDSSFVEKSKFLKVDGRWLYHSGEFVQ, from the coding sequence ATGAAAATTTCTGGGAATTCTTTTTGCCCATGTGGGAGCTTAAAAAAGTATAAAAAATGCTGTAGACTATTTCACTTTGGTGAAACTCCTTTAACTGCATTAGAGCTTATGAAATCAAGATATAGTGCTTATGTTGCAAACAATCAAGACTATATTATTTCAACTACTCATAGAGATAATGCAGAATATACAACTGATATTCAAGGTTGGAAAGACTCAATAAACAATTTTTCAAAGTATAGTGACTTTAGAAAGTTAGAGATATTAGACTTTATTGATGGTCAAGAGGTATCTTATGTGACTTTTAAAGCCACTATATTTCAAGGTGCAATTGATTCTTCTTTTGTGGAAAAAAGTAAATTCCTAAAAGTAGATGGAAGATGGTTGTATCATAGTGGAGAATTTGTACAATAA
- a CDS encoding YaaA family protein codes for MKILLAPAETKNSGGENKPFCKENFFLEELFEKREEIFNTYEEYVSSLTIEELSKWFGLKKLEEVEKYKESLKDKPTMKAINRYEGVAFDALDYKNLDEKTQKYIDENVLLFSNLFGPIKANDLIPDYKYKQGAKLPNINVEKFYLENFSDSLDEFVGEEVIDLRAGFYEKFYKVKKANVLTFKFIKDGKVVSHWAKFYRGKLLQEIAKNDIKNHSEFMQIQIPGLKLEEIQEKKNVKLLIMSIED; via the coding sequence ATGAAGATTTTATTAGCTCCAGCAGAGACAAAAAATAGTGGTGGAGAAAACAAACCTTTTTGTAAAGAGAACTTTTTTTTAGAAGAGTTATTTGAAAAAAGAGAAGAGATTTTTAATACTTACGAAGAGTATGTTTCAAGTTTAACAATAGAAGAACTATCTAAATGGTTTGGTTTAAAAAAGCTAGAAGAAGTAGAAAAATACAAAGAGAGTTTAAAAGATAAGCCAACTATGAAAGCTATCAATAGATATGAAGGTGTTGCCTTTGATGCTTTAGATTATAAAAACTTAGATGAAAAAACGCAAAAGTATATAGATGAGAATGTATTGTTATTCTCAAATCTTTTTGGTCCAATAAAAGCAAATGATTTAATACCTGACTATAAATATAAGCAAGGTGCAAAACTTCCTAATATAAATGTTGAGAAATTTTATTTAGAAAACTTTTCAGATAGTTTAGATGAGTTTGTTGGTGAAGAAGTGATTGATTTACGAGCAGGTTTTTATGAGAAGTTTTATAAAGTAAAAAAAGCAAATGTTTTGACATTTAAATTTATAAAAGATGGGAAAGTTGTTTCTCACTGGGCTAAGTTTTATAGAGGAAAACTTTTACAAGAAATAGCAAAAAATGATATAAAAAATCATAGTGAGTTTATGCAAATTCAAATTCCTGGATTAAAGCTTGAAGAGATTCAAGAAAAGAAAAACGTGAAACTACTTATAATGAGTATCGAGGATTAA
- a CDS encoding ectoine synthase — translation MIVKDIKKDVMGTEREVFAEGGQWVSRRMLLKDEGMGFSFHETIIKANTKTHIHYQNHLEAVYCVAGNGKIEDLATGEVHDIYDGVMYALNNHDDHNLYGGSEDMRLICVFNPPIKGTEHHDENGVYPLED, via the coding sequence ATGATTGTTAAAGATATCAAAAAAGATGTAATGGGAACTGAAAGAGAAGTATTTGCTGAAGGTGGACAATGGGTTAGTAGAAGAATGCTTTTAAAAGATGAAGGCATGGGATTCTCTTTCCACGAAACAATTATTAAAGCAAATACAAAAACGCATATCCATTATCAAAACCATTTAGAAGCAGTTTATTGTGTAGCTGGAAATGGAAAAATTGAAGATTTAGCAACAGGTGAAGTACATGACATCTATGATGGTGTTATGTATGCTTTAAACAATCATGATGACCATAACCTTTATGGTGGAAGTGAAGACATGAGACTTATTTGTGTATTCAATCCTCCAATTAAGGGAACTGAGCACCATGATGAAAATGGAGTATATCCCTTAGAGGACTAA
- a CDS encoding MFS transporter: protein MLFFKLSAFYFFYFAAVGVYVIFLPKVLHDIGYSAFEIGVVFAIAPLMKFITPFLFLKHITLNQNVFKTALLLSVACSLMLYVTLENLYLLMINNAVLAACLSMILPYLEVTAVKVLGKGRYGKSRLYGSIGFMIISLVLAQFLTNPYVALHYYLTVNVLTVLFAFLLLRYDDVSHDESKSNSEFSFFKYWPFWISLFFMQLSFGAFYNFFTIYETEHGISLEMTSYLWSFGVICEIFILYFQGPLLKKNLLALIKFSVAVTALRWFIVYMYPDNLTLTFISQGIHAFSFGLFHSAVVIYLYSLYENKKLAQQFMFGVAYGLGGFLGALLAGWLYGENLFLYSTIFALFSLLFLYSKRLPKEV, encoded by the coding sequence ATGCTTTTCTTTAAACTCTCTGCATTTTATTTTTTCTATTTTGCAGCGGTTGGAGTATACGTAATATTCTTACCAAAAGTTCTACACGATATTGGCTATTCAGCTTTTGAGATTGGTGTAGTATTTGCTATTGCACCACTTATGAAGTTTATTACTCCATTTTTATTTTTAAAGCATATTACATTAAATCAAAATGTATTTAAAACAGCCCTACTCTTATCTGTAGCTTGTTCTTTAATGCTTTATGTAACTTTAGAGAATCTTTATTTACTTATGATAAATAATGCTGTTTTAGCAGCTTGTTTATCTATGATATTACCTTACTTAGAAGTTACTGCTGTAAAGGTATTAGGAAAAGGAAGATATGGTAAATCAAGGCTTTATGGCTCAATTGGGTTTATGATCATCTCACTTGTACTAGCACAGTTTCTTACAAACCCATATGTTGCACTTCATTACTATTTAACAGTGAATGTACTAACTGTACTATTTGCCTTCTTATTACTTAGATATGATGATGTTAGCCATGATGAATCAAAATCTAATAGTGAATTCTCTTTCTTTAAATATTGGCCTTTTTGGATAAGTCTGTTTTTTATGCAGTTAAGTTTTGGTGCTTTTTATAACTTCTTTACTATTTATGAAACAGAGCATGGGATTAGTCTTGAAATGACTTCATATCTTTGGTCTTTTGGTGTTATATGTGAAATATTTATTCTTTATTTTCAAGGACCACTTTTAAAGAAAAATCTACTTGCTTTAATCAAGTTTTCTGTAGCAGTGACAGCACTTAGATGGTTTATTGTTTATATGTATCCAGATAATCTGACACTTACTTTTATAAGTCAAGGTATCCATGCCTTTTCATTTGGATTATTCCATAGTGCAGTAGTGATTTATCTATACTCACTATATGAAAATAAAAAACTTGCTCAACAGTTTATGTTTGGGGTAGCTTATGGATTAGGTGGTTTTTTAGGAGCTTTACTTGCAGGTTGGCTTTATGGAGAGAATCTATTTCTTTATTCAACTATTTTTGCACTATTTTCTTTACTGTTTTTATACAGTAAAAGACTTCCAAAAGAAGTCTAA
- the ectA gene encoding diaminobutyrate acetyltransferase encodes MSKSEINICKPSKKDAQKIYELVKSTKVLDVNSEYLYLLQTTHFRDICSVATYEDKVIGFVSGYMIPNEPNTLFIWQVAVDSDFRGNDLARRLIMDIIQREDLNVNYLHTTVSPSNNSSIRVFEKVANHYETQMNSMEFFEASDFTNQHEEEVLYKIGPFKK; translated from the coding sequence ATGTCAAAAAGTGAAATAAATATTTGTAAACCTTCCAAGAAAGATGCACAGAAAATTTACGAACTTGTGAAAAGTACTAAGGTATTAGATGTAAATTCTGAATACCTTTATTTGTTACAAACTACACATTTTCGTGATATTTGTTCAGTTGCAACATATGAAGATAAAGTAATTGGCTTTGTATCAGGATATATGATTCCAAATGAGCCAAATACTCTGTTTATATGGCAGGTTGCAGTTGACTCAGACTTTAGAGGAAATGATTTAGCAAGAAGATTAATTATGGACATAATTCAAAGAGAGGATTTAAATGTAAACTATTTACATACAACGGTATCTCCTAGTAATAATTCATCTATTAGGGTATTTGAAAAAGTTGCAAATCATTATGAAACTCAAATGAATAGTATGGAGTTTTTCGAAGCTAGTGATTTTACTAATCAACATGAAGAAGAGGTTCTATATAAAATAGGACCGTTTAAAAAATAA
- the pyrE gene encoding orotate phosphoribosyltransferase: MNVEQIYRDANALLEGHFKLSSGNHSQFYLQSAKVLEDPKTAKLLAEALAEQIKNSGIKVDAVCSPALGGLVAGFALATALDVRFIFAERVDGEMTIRRGFEVQEGENYIICEDIITTGGSALEAAKQVENDGGNIVAYAALANRGFCSREGSDSEPKDNCKLPLDKPLFALDDFTFEMYSPEDCPLCKDGSVAYKPGSRGN, encoded by the coding sequence ATGAACGTAGAACAAATTTATAGAGATGCTAATGCCCTTTTAGAAGGACACTTTAAATTAAGTAGTGGTAACCACTCACAGTTTTATTTACAATCAGCAAAAGTTTTAGAAGACCCTAAAACTGCAAAGCTTCTAGCAGAAGCTTTAGCTGAACAAATTAAAAACTCTGGAATCAAAGTAGATGCTGTATGTTCTCCTGCACTTGGTGGACTAGTTGCTGGTTTTGCACTTGCAACTGCACTTGATGTAAGATTTATCTTTGCAGAAAGAGTAGATGGCGAAATGACTATTAGAAGAGGTTTTGAAGTACAAGAAGGTGAGAACTATATTATTTGTGAAGATATTATCACAACTGGTGGTTCAGCTCTTGAAGCAGCAAAACAAGTAGAAAATGATGGTGGAAATATTGTTGCTTATGCAGCTTTAGCAAATAGAGGTTTCTGTTCAAGAGAGGGTTCTGATTCTGAACCTAAAGATAACTGTAAACTACCATTAGATAAACCACTTTTTGCATTAGATGACTTTACTTTTGAAATGTATTCTCCAGAAGATTGTCCTTTATGTAAAGATGGTAGTGTTGCATATAAACCAGGAAGTAGAGGAAACTAA
- a CDS encoding RDD family protein, producing the protein MANRWRDIKQGNVSKESSSTTEEIKDSFASAPIGNRIKAFIVDMFMIMMPIMYITTYLIMDGKDDFQGSDEARWITALVFGLIIVLFWIVKGQTPGFKAYSIKLIDDNTKEKISLPKAILRYIIFLVSATTILLAFLPFFRKDKKTIQDLLTKTTVIETKE; encoded by the coding sequence ATGGCAAACAGATGGCGAGATATAAAACAAGGAAATGTTTCTAAGGAGTCTTCTTCAACTACTGAAGAGATAAAAGACTCTTTCGCCTCTGCACCAATTGGCAATAGAATCAAAGCATTTATCGTTGATATGTTTATGATTATGATGCCGATTATGTATATAACTACTTATTTAATCATGGATGGAAAAGATGATTTCCAAGGAAGTGATGAAGCAAGATGGATTACAGCTTTAGTTTTTGGTCTTATAATTGTTCTTTTTTGGATAGTTAAAGGGCAAACTCCTGGTTTTAAAGCTTATTCAATCAAACTAATTGATGATAATACTAAAGAAAAAATATCATTACCAAAAGCAATTCTTAGATATATAATATTTCTAGTTTCTGCAACTACGATACTTTTAGCATTTTTACCTTTTTTCAGAAAAGATAAAAAGACTATACAAGATTTACTTACCAAAACAACTGTTATAGAAACAAAAGAATAG
- a CDS encoding c-type cytochrome produces the protein MKKLFIALFCLCSFTYAVEYDALQGKMLSLSCASCHGTDGKSTTITPYIAGMSKTVMYQTLLAYKNGEKTGTMMQKHAKGFTDAELEQISYYFSKVER, from the coding sequence ATGAAAAAGTTATTCATAGCACTATTTTGTCTATGTAGCTTCACTTACGCTGTAGAGTACGATGCTTTACAAGGAAAGATGTTATCTCTATCATGTGCATCATGTCATGGGACTGATGGAAAATCTACAACTATAACACCATATATAGCTGGTATGAGTAAAACAGTTATGTATCAAACGTTACTTGCTTATAAAAATGGGGAAAAGACAGGAACAATGATGCAAAAACATGCAAAAGGTTTTACTGATGCTGAGTTAGAACAAATCTCTTATTACTTTTCTAAAGTAGAAAGATAA
- a CDS encoding aspartate kinase: MNVKVCKFGGSSVKDASQIKKVFNIIKSDEKRKVIVVSAPGRDDTHNEKITDHLLNLSTDGNHFCEQKIEVSAKDSFAAIINKFEQLCKDLKVDSKPIIDSLVKDLNNNSLKGEKRNAFFLSRGEHYNAKLITEFMRKNGLNIKLMLPEDFGFILTSEYCDGKVSKKTHKNISEYFNFEKADYYLVPGFYGINEDKEISVMSRGGSDLTGGELAYALDADIYENWTDTNGVYEVDPRVIEGANVIPRLTFKELRLLSSKGFNVFHFNAMLNCKKSKIPINIRNTNNPEHEGTLILNERVPMEDLVGIAKLDNMAAIHLQKDMLADEIGFTAELLKIFSEFGINTYHYPTDRDDISILVDQEDLKGNINNLRREIERRLKTDNIYVTYNLAIITLVGIGLRENAFAIVDAITALKEENMSFEMFDMSPSKISFHIGVSQNISDIALETLYKKMLS; this comes from the coding sequence ATGAATGTAAAAGTATGTAAATTTGGAGGAAGTTCAGTAAAAGATGCCTCCCAGATAAAAAAAGTTTTTAATATTATTAAAAGCGATGAAAAAAGAAAAGTAATAGTAGTTTCTGCACCTGGTAGAGATGACACTCACAATGAAAAAATAACTGACCACTTACTAAACCTTTCAACTGATGGAAATCATTTTTGTGAACAGAAAATAGAAGTATCTGCAAAAGATAGTTTTGCTGCAATTATCAATAAGTTTGAGCAACTTTGTAAAGATTTAAAAGTAGATAGTAAGCCTATTATTGATTCCCTAGTAAAAGATTTAAATAATAACTCTTTAAAAGGTGAAAAAAGAAATGCTTTTTTTCTATCAAGGGGAGAGCACTATAATGCAAAACTTATAACTGAGTTTATGCGAAAAAATGGTTTAAATATAAAACTAATGCTTCCTGAAGATTTTGGTTTTATTCTTACATCTGAATATTGTGATGGAAAGGTTTCTAAGAAAACTCACAAAAATATTAGTGAGTACTTCAATTTTGAAAAGGCTGATTACTATTTAGTGCCTGGTTTTTATGGAATAAATGAAGATAAAGAAATTTCTGTTATGAGTAGAGGTGGAAGTGACCTTACTGGTGGAGAATTAGCTTATGCTTTAGATGCAGATATTTATGAGAATTGGACTGATACAAATGGAGTTTATGAAGTTGACCCTAGAGTGATTGAGGGAGCAAATGTTATTCCTAGACTTACTTTTAAAGAGTTAAGACTATTAAGCTCTAAAGGTTTTAACGTATTCCATTTTAATGCAATGTTAAATTGTAAAAAAAGTAAAATACCAATTAATATTAGAAATACAAATAATCCAGAACATGAAGGTACACTTATTTTAAATGAAAGAGTACCTATGGAAGACTTAGTAGGTATTGCAAAACTTGATAATATGGCTGCAATTCATTTACAAAAAGATATGTTAGCAGATGAAATAGGTTTTACAGCAGAACTTCTTAAAATCTTTAGTGAGTTTGGAATAAATACATATCACTATCCTACAGATAGAGATGATATCTCTATTTTAGTTGACCAAGAAGATTTAAAAGGTAATATTAACAATCTAAGAAGAGAGATTGAAAGAAGACTAAAAACTGATAATATCTATGTTACATACAACTTAGCAATCATTACCCTTGTAGGAATTGGACTAAGAGAGAATGCTTTTGCAATAGTAGATGCAATTACAGCATTAAAAGAAGAGAACATGTCTTTTGAGATGTTTGATATGAGTCCTTCAAAAATTTCATTCCATATTGGTGTATCTCAAAATATTTCTGACATAGCTTTGGAAACTTTATACAAAAAAATGTTATCTTAG
- a CDS encoding NAD(P)/FAD-dependent oxidoreductase gives MMNRRHFNKVLVGSVALSFAACSSITSVSLPKDKKRVVVVGGGFGGATAAKYLKKFSPETEVILIEQNKEYYTCPFGNTVIAGLNDIDYIRHDYKTLESKYKVQVIHEKVKKVDGATNSVILENGDVIPYHRAIVSPGIDFKYEKGYVEGSEMYAPHAYKAGAQTTLLREQLEGMNDGGTYVMVAPANPFRCPPGPYERISLVAHYLKTHKPNSKIIILDQKNKFSKQGLFQEGWENLYGDMIEWRSAEFGGKVISVDPKKLEITTEDEVVKADVLNYIPSQKAGQLAFDSGLTKGDWCPVNTKTFESRLVENVHVIGDASIATKMPKSGFSANSQAKIAALQITRLLKNKPVVNPPKLANTCYSLIAPNYGITVAAVYEAHEDGIRTVPGAGGLSPMGADASFRALEAEYAVGWYQNQTADIFK, from the coding sequence ATGATGAATAGAAGACATTTTAATAAAGTACTTGTAGGATCAGTTGCACTTTCATTTGCTGCTTGTAGTAGTATCACTAGTGTTTCTTTACCTAAAGATAAAAAAAGAGTTGTTGTAGTAGGAGGTGGTTTCGGTGGAGCTACTGCTGCTAAATATCTGAAAAAATTCTCTCCTGAAACAGAAGTAATCTTAATTGAACAAAACAAAGAGTATTACACTTGTCCATTTGGAAATACTGTAATTGCAGGACTTAACGATATTGATTATATTAGACATGATTACAAAACTTTAGAGAGTAAATATAAAGTACAAGTTATCCATGAAAAAGTAAAAAAAGTTGATGGAGCTACTAATTCTGTAATCTTAGAAAATGGTGATGTTATTCCTTACCACAGAGCAATCGTATCACCAGGGATTGATTTCAAATATGAAAAAGGTTATGTAGAAGGTTCTGAAATGTATGCTCCTCATGCATATAAAGCAGGTGCTCAAACTACACTTTTAAGAGAACAACTTGAAGGAATGAATGATGGAGGAACATATGTAATGGTTGCCCCAGCTAATCCATTTAGATGTCCTCCTGGTCCATATGAAAGAATCTCTTTAGTTGCACACTATTTAAAAACTCATAAACCAAACTCTAAAATCATTATCTTAGACCAAAAGAATAAATTCTCTAAACAAGGTCTATTCCAAGAAGGTTGGGAAAACCTTTATGGTGATATGATTGAATGGAGAAGTGCAGAGTTTGGAGGAAAAGTTATCTCTGTTGATCCTAAGAAATTAGAGATTACAACTGAAGATGAAGTTGTAAAAGCAGATGTTCTTAACTATATTCCTTCACAAAAAGCTGGACAACTTGCATTTGATTCAGGACTTACAAAAGGTGATTGGTGTCCAGTTAACACTAAAACTTTTGAGTCAAGACTTGTTGAAAATGTACACGTAATTGGAGATGCTTCAATTGCAACAAAGATGCCAAAATCTGGTTTCTCTGCAAATTCACAAGCTAAAATTGCAGCACTTCAAATCACAAGATTATTGAAAAATAAACCTGTAGTAAACCCACCAAAACTTGCAAATACTTGTTATAGTTTAATTGCACCAAATTATGGTATTACAGTTGCTGCTGTTTATGAAGCTCACGAAGATGGAATTAGAACAGTTCCAGGAGCTGGAGGACTAAGTCCTATGGGTGCTGATGCTTCATTTAGAGCATTAGAAGCAGAATATGCTGTAGGTTGGTATCAAAACCAAACTGCTGATATATTTAAATAA
- the frr gene encoding ribosome recycling factor, which yields MLEEIYEETKDHMEKSIEALKRDYKTLRTGKVNTNILEGISIDYYGNPTPLNQVGSVTATDATTIVVNPWEKNLLGEVEQAINAANIGVNPNNDGDVIKLFFPPMTVEQRQESAKQAKGMTDNAKVAIRNVRKHSNDKVKALHKEKEITDDENKRALDEIQKITDSYVVKADETLKAKEQEILTV from the coding sequence ATGTTAGAAGAAATCTATGAAGAAACTAAAGATCATATGGAAAAGTCTATTGAGGCTTTAAAAAGAGATTATAAAACTTTAAGAACTGGAAAAGTTAACACAAATATCCTAGAAGGGATTTCAATTGATTATTATGGAAACCCTACTCCACTTAACCAAGTTGGTTCAGTAACTGCAACTGATGCTACAACAATTGTTGTTAACCCTTGGGAAAAGAATCTTTTAGGTGAAGTTGAGCAAGCAATCAATGCTGCAAACATTGGTGTAAACCCAAATAATGATGGTGATGTAATTAAATTATTCTTCCCTCCAATGACTGTAGAGCAAAGACAAGAGAGTGCTAAACAAGCTAAGGGTATGACTGATAATGCAAAAGTTGCTATTAGAAATGTTAGAAAACACTCAAATGATAAAGTAAAAGCTTTACACAAAGAAAAAGAGATTACTGACGATGAAAACAAAAGAGCATTAGACGAAATTCAAAAAATTACTGATTCTTATGTTGTAAAAGCTGATGAGACTTTAAAAGCAAAAGAACAAGAAATTTTAACGGTATAA